The genomic window CCCTTTCGCAACACAGATGTTGCCTAAGGTTTGTCCTTTCGAGAATCGGAGCCAAGTCATGTGAATGTATGGTCGTGGTCACTTTGCGTCGAATGTAGACCTGCACATGTCCCCATTTATCCACTCAAATGACATGTCACATCATTTGGTTTTGGATTTTCAATACCCTAAGTCCTCATTCGTGACAAAGGGGTCATTGTCCTTGGTGAACCTGCTACCTTTGTGTGCACCACCGGGCACTTTTCGCAACCATGAAGTCCGTAATACGTTTTGCGTCCTCATTGATGCATGAACACACTTTCTCACACTCTTCTTGCTCATAGAATTGGCCGTGACATCATATGATTATGAGTGAAAAGAAACAATCAAGATAGGCCATTATGGAGATTATTTGTGTAGTTAATATCGTTTTTAAGATTAATTGCAACTGATGCAATCAATGTTGATCCAAATATCTATCACACTTAGTGATGTTTCCAAAATCAATTGTAATTGATGCAATTAGTGTTTTTTTTTCTGTTGGTGATGTGATGGACATCATTGGAGCTCCGTAGGAGGTTGGGTATAGGTGGTTGAATGATTGAAATCATTTGTATTCACATAACTCAATCTTTTATAAGTAGTACAGTAGATAGTATACACGGGAAAAAAGTTCAAGGTCTATTTTAGTATAGCACAATTATTTTAAACACGAGTAAAGTCCTCAATATTCTAATGTTGGGCAATGAATTTTCTCAATttaatttagaaaaaaaattagaTTTCCTTTAAAATATTAAAAACATGATATTCACAGCCCCCAAACTATTCTCGGAAAAGTAGGATCGCACGAGGCGATCTTAGGAGGCGACGAGGGTTCCCTTGCGCGCCGCCGGTTCCCTCTCTCTGTCGGCCGCTCCGGCGGcggatggggggggggggagggacctCGGGTCTGTCCGCTAGgtgggtgtgtggtagggttagggttgagggtgacgctgccgaggccgttgcggtggtgtcgcgTTGGAATAAGTTTCTCCTGGCTCCGTTcgcggtcaggcgaggcttttgccttcgtctaggagccagcggggtgggggatccccggatctcgtcgaggtcgcgAGCTATGGTGGCTGGAGGTCCATCGGCATTGTCCGTTTGGGTCCTCAGATGGGCGATGGATTCAGGGAGACGAAGACCCTTGTTCTTCCTTGTCGGTATGATTTGCtggtgttgttcttcttcttcctctacgcTGATGCTGGAGGGAGATTCTGCTTTGCCCGGGCGGATGGCCCGGCCGCGAtgctggaccggtcggatgactcgagttgtcttccttccggaagggacatttttcgcggtactcaaagccaaagatggcgacggctgttgcaggtgtgttggattgatgtccatgccctctcagcgctAGTGTCAAGAAAGGAGGAACCAGCGTGGCGGTAATTGTTCtgtggtcgaagatgatgacctgcttGCGCCTGGTTGCAGATCTTTCTGCTGCAGGAGTCTTCTCTCAAGATTCGGGGATGATGGCACGGGGCTCCGAAGATCTTATTGTGTTATGATTGTCTTAgggtactctaggtgttcatggtcctttgtTTTGCGTTTCTGTGTGCTTGTAAGGGTCAACTACTTTGTATATTGTTTCGTGATTTGAATGCAAAGAATTCTTAAAAAAAACATGATATTCAAAATACTACAATCTTATAAAATATTCAAAACCATGGTATGTAGAAAACCAATGGTACCTTTTTGTAACATGGTGCAATCGTAGATGCTCATGTATATGCACATACATCCTACCCTGTCACTTGAGTCACTGAGCCGACACAATATCTTAAGATTGATAAAGTTAGCACATGTGTCTCGTGGTCGATgagaacatctcctcccactaaacAAACATAATTGAAAACACTaaaataaatatataaaaaatgcaAGCACAGGTATAAAAAAAACAAAGCATGTGAGCTACGCTCAATTTACGGCACTCCATAATATCCTGTTGAAAGAGGAAACTAAACTACTAAGTTTTTCGTAGATATAGAAGGCTCGGGAGTCAGGATGATGAGCTACCAAGTTTGAGACGTGTATCGGCCCTATGCGCCACGTTCTGCGGTGGAAGTTCCTACTCATAGTTCTCGCGCCTTCTGCAAGCACGCCACGTCCTGCGCCTAAAGCAGCACGCGTCGCGGCGTCGCGGCAGCTTGCGCGAACGCCTCGAAGTTACGAAGGATAAGAAGACCGCGCCCTCGAGGGATCGCCGATCAGCCTGCTGCGATCTGCCAACGCGCGAGAAGCGATGTCCTCCAGTGATCAGAACCCAGCGCCCACGCCCACGTCGGGCACCGgcgggacggcgccgccgccgggcaGGCCGACCACGGTCTCCTCGCAGGTTATCGACATGGGCGCTCAGGTGCTGCAGCCGTTGAAGCCGGTGCGCCAGATGAAGCAGCACGCGTGCAGCTTCGCGCTGTACGCGCATGACATACACCGGCAGCTCGAGGCCCACCACTTCGTTTCCCGCCTCAACCAGGACGTCCTCCAGTGCGCCGTCTACGACTCCGACAAGCCCTCGGCCCGCCTCATCGGTATGTCAGTTGCCGAAGCCTCGCCGACCATTACGTTTGGTTGCTTATAAATTTGGATGATGCAGGTGTGGAGTACATAGTGTCGGACAAAATCTTCGAGGACCTGCCGCCGGAGGAGCAGAAGCTGTGGCACTCGCACGCCTACGAGGTCAAGGCCGGGCTGTGGACCGACGTGGGCGTGCCGGAGATGCTGCAGACCTCGGAGATGGCCAGGATGGCCAAGACGTACGGCAAGTTCTGGTGCACGTGGCAGGTGGACCGCGGCGACCGGCTGCCCCTCGGCGCGCCGGCGCTCATGATGTCGCCGCAGGCCGTGGAGCCGGGCCGGGTGCGCGCCGAGCTGGTGCGCGCACGCGACGAGAGGTGCAAGGTGGACAGCTCGGCTCGTGGGCTCAAGGCTCAGAGGGTGGAGATGGATGAGCCGGAGTGGATCAACCCGAACGCCGACTACTGGCGGCTGCACGGCAAGGGGTTCGCCGTGGACGTCACGACCACGGAGATGAAGCAGCACGCGCCCTTCCCTTGAGAGATGGAATGGTTGCCCAGTGAAATGCGCATCTTCTTTCAacttctgtttttttttttgaaatatctTTCAACTTCTGTTGGTTGTCTTGTTTTTCCGTAGAGTCGTAGGTGTACGGAATAGTCAGGAGATGTCAGTGAAGGTGcaagttttttttgaaagatccagcattCATTGATAATTCCTACGGAATAGTCAGGAGATGGCAGTGAAGGtgcaagttttttttttgaaagatccagcattCATTGATATGGAAAAATAACAAGATGGTAAAGGTCCTAGGACCAGCAGACCCGAAGGTCAaataaaaagagaaggaaaacgTTTCAATTAAGCCGGATGAAAACAACGACGCTGAAGCCGTCTTCTTCACACGACACGTGCCCTTTGTGGGCCAGCCCATCGCTTTCCCCTCCAACCTTATCTCTTCCCGTATGATTTCTCTCATCCACTTCTCCTCGTCTTTCTCCTCCCCCGCCTCTCTCCCGTTGCATCTGAGATGGGAGAGGACGCTCATGGCGACGCCCATGCACTAATCGCCGTTGCTGCAAGTCGGGAGGAAGCACTAGTCGCCGTTGCTGCAAGTCGGAAGGGGACGACGGCGAGCACCGCCACCTGCATCCCGCACAAATTgagagggggaaggggggcgcggaggccaaggaccagagcaGAAACCCTCCTAtcatctagggggaggtcaaggaagaagaagaaggagggggctctcccccctcgcttccggtggtgccggagtgccatcggggcaACGATTGGGACGATgatcttcatcaacaccgtcatcaccaactctcttctcctttatgcagcggtgtaacacctcttcttcccgctataatctctacttaaacaaggTGCTCAACCTCATATATTATTTCTCAAAAATCTATGGTTATCTTATGAtttttgagtagatccgttttgtcttaTGGATTAATCGTGATTTGGttagtatgattgtatattttatttatgatgCCGTCCTACGGTGCCCTTCGTTCTCGCGCAAACATGAGTGCCGCCCGCTGTAGAGTGTtgtaatatgttcatggtttgcttattgttagTGTTGCATGGGGTGACAcgagcctaaacgcggataagtgggtcatggcgtatggaagtaaagaggacttgatatttaatgctacggttgggtttcacgaccttagtGATCTTTACtggttgcggatgctttctagagttccaatcataagtgcatatgatccaagtagagaaaatatgttagctcatgcctctccctcatataaaattacaagaatgattattggtacttgttattgattacctagggacaaataactttcttattGACACAAActcttttactaaacacctaacttttattatcttgcaaagtacttctagttttattcttgcaaagcaGTTCTAGCATCACATCTACAAAATAGTTgcatacttgttttcggtaaagcaaatatcaagtgtgcgtagagttgtatcgctggtcgatagaatttgaggaaatatttgttttgcctttagctcctcgttgggttcgacactcttatttatcgaagaaggctacaaacggtctcctatacttgtgggttatcaagacctttttctggcaccgttgccgaggagcaatgGCGTGGGGGTGAATATTTTTGTGGTCGCTTATTTGTTTTATCACTAAGTAGTGTTTATTTCCTGTTTTaaattgttttctatctttagttatggatatggaacacgaaacaccaaaaaaagttgtatttgctactcatggagatgggaaacctcctaaaaccctcgatgctcattatgtaaaatatattatgcactactttgataatccagaaaAAACCctattcaattatataatgggtgtaacattggatcaacgtgaatatttTAGGAATTATCACTTGAcacaaaagggaaacttttatgggatcaaatttatatgttgcattggtatgcttgagatttatgcttgagatatgattttacttgttgctctaggataaatgctccacaccttctcttttcatgtgaatttaatgatactGAAACTTTGGCTTCTtgtgctagaggtatatatgattatatATGATTCTTATGATGTgaaacgaatagaagaatttgttgcttttaagggtgcttagaaattgaatctttgtttgaaaaatttgaagcttttgatgataatgtttataggcctgaaatttTTGCCATcattaaatattgctatgataattataaattcaattccgatattgatgcatttattaagaaagtctcctcTGTCTaaaaagagactaatattttgcgggAGTCTATGAAAAAAGGAATTGATGAAAGTGTGAGCTCATTGGATAAAAAAATGATGagtagagtgatacgtctccaatgtatctataattttttattgttccatgctattatattacccgtttggatgtttatgggctttacttttgtcacgcccaatatgcgatactatcctaaagagactcgaaggtcccaccaaggatagaaccgcatattgaaacgcttttgcaaggtggatatcattacatcaacattacataatagatagggatacatacaagaggcatacaatgccacacgaatataacatcatcttacataagagcaccatccgtctacggatgaaacacaaacagaaactcaaacgacatccaccctgctagcccaggctgccgacctggaacctatcccctgatcgaagaagaagcagaagaagaactccaaaacaagcaaacatccctctcgcgtcaagatcatcgcataacctgtacctgcaattgttgttgtagtaatctgtgagtcacgaggactcagcaattccattaccatgggtatcaagactagcaaagcttaaagggtaaggaagggataaagtggtgaggttgcagcagcgactaagcatatatggtggctaacatacgtaaataagagcgagaagagagcaaacagaacggttgtgaagctagccatgatcaagaagtgatcctgaactcctacttacgtcaaacataacccaaaaccgtgttgacttcccggactccgccgaaaagagaccatcacggctacacacatggttgatgtgttttaattcggatctggtgtcaagttatctacaaccggacattaacaaattcccatctgcccataaccgcgggcacgactttcaaaagtttataccctgcaggggtgtcccaacttagcccatgatagaTGATAgtctctcgtgatcaacgaaggatgtaccttctcccaggaagacctgatcagactcggaatcccggtttacaagacatttcgacaatggaaaaacaagaccagcaaagccgcccgatgtgccgacaaatcctgataggagctgcacatatctcgttctcagggcaacaccggatgagactagctacaagtaaaaccagacttcgagtttccccgaggtggccccgcaggcagctcagttcggaccaacattcgaaggagcactggcccggggggggggggggctaaaataaagatgaccctcgggctccggaaacccaagggaataagggctaggtgaggcaaatggtaaaaccaaggttgggccttgctggaggagttttattcaaagcaaactgtcaagggggtcccataaatcacccaaccgcgtaaggaacgcaaaatccggaaacataacaccggtatgacggaaactagggcggcaagagtggaacaaaacaccaggcataaggccgagtcttccaccctttaccaagtattccctccgttcctttatgtaaggtgtattatttttggcaAAGTGACCAAGACGCATAAATATAGAGGTGTTAGGACAGAATTACCCTTGGCAAATTTATTGATTAGTGGCAGGTAAATCAGTGAGTGTAGgaaagtaagagatacatgcaatcaatAGAGAGATTCTTTCCTTATTTTGCAACAAAGAGAGGTACATGCAATTAGGAGAAAGATACTTTCCTTTCGCTGGAGGGCTAAAATGGGAATTAGGAGGatttagaagaaatgcaccttacattgtggaattttataaaaaacaaatacaccttatataaaggaacagagggagtatatagatgcattaaattaagataagagatattgtgatatcacaacataatcttgtccaccatggaacaatcttcaacttcacctgcaactaacaactctataagaaggatgagcaaaagcagtaacatagccaaacaacggtttgctagaaagggtgaaaaggttagaggctggcatggcaatttgggaggcttgaagagcaaatgataggtagcgcagcaaagcgatagaacgaagcaactagcata from Triticum aestivum cultivar Chinese Spring chromosome 3B, IWGSC CS RefSeq v2.1, whole genome shotgun sequence includes these protein-coding regions:
- the LOC123065641 gene encoding oil body-associated protein 2B is translated as MSSSDQNPAPTPTSGTGGTAPPPGRPTTVSSQVIDMGAQVLQPLKPVRQMKQHACSFALYAHDIHRQLEAHHFVSRLNQDVLQCAVYDSDKPSARLIGVEYIVSDKIFEDLPPEEQKLWHSHAYEVKAGLWTDVGVPEMLQTSEMARMAKTYGKFWCTWQVDRGDRLPLGAPALMMSPQAVEPGRVRAELVRARDERCKVDSSARGLKAQRVEMDEPEWINPNADYWRLHGKGFAVDVTTTEMKQHAPFP